Proteins encoded by one window of Cucurbita pepo subsp. pepo cultivar mu-cu-16 chromosome LG14, ASM280686v2, whole genome shotgun sequence:
- the LOC111810374 gene encoding LOW QUALITY PROTEIN: probable receptor-like protein kinase At1g49730 (The sequence of the model RefSeq protein was modified relative to this genomic sequence to represent the inferred CDS: deleted 2 bases in 1 codon) yields MAAATALSRALFLMGFLLFLQLQLPETMADCPLDLSGSNFTLVASICSNPNERGKCCRYINAFVAVSVAQLANSTGELGVSSNLTNICLQSISQTMELYGVPRNAMVFCGVGTKIPVNYACRGRETVTQMLESPKFTKVGENCRLLLSEESACRKCINAGILYLRNLIGREDNITLNTCRDATFVALASQLDAASVIDLASCFFGVQGLNRPPAPPPSSATLDISPSPSAAASPGPLALGVSDGKRRRHHSYHVTLVAGIGIAVTVASVMMLVVLIVLIRRKSRELKDSEKTDANSSRSFPSRPIKKYQEGPSMFKKFSYKEIKKATDSFSTTIGQGGYGTVYKAQFSEDLVLAVKRMNKVSEQGEDEFGREXYLESLFSYLEYSVISILMLISAPPPSSATLDISPSPSAAASPGPLALGVSDGKRRRHHSYHVTLVAGIGIAVTVASVMMLVVLIVLIRRKSRELKDSEKTDANSSRSFPSRPIKKYQEGPSMFKKFSYKEIKKATDSFSTTIGQGGYGTVYKAQFSEDLVLAVKRMNKVSEQGEDEFGREIELLARLHHRHLVALRGFCVEKHERFLVYEYMANGSLKDHLHAPGRTPLSWQTRIQIAIDVANALEYLHYYCDPPLCHRDIKSSNILLDENFVAKVADFGLAHASKGGSVFFEPVNTDIRGTPGYMDPEYVITQELTEKSDIYSYGVLLLEIVTGRRAIQDGKNLVEVSLAYMISDSRISELVDSSIKSSFNLDQLHTVVSIVRWCTEGEGRTRPSIKQVLRLLYESSDPMHQGLIEAVDDEEYGGNEGRQSMSKRKMHKSDVIFQCGDGRYLASSSSTSRSYCSRSFLLETGSPQSPPNILSVSDQLF; encoded by the exons ATGGCGGCGGCCACCGCACTGAGCAGAGCTTTGTTTCTAATGGggtttcttctatttcttcaGCTGCAGCTTCCTGAAACAATGGCGG ATTGTCCCTTGGATTTGAGTGGATCAAACTTTACTTTAGTTGCTTCTATTTGTTCTAACCCCAACGAAAGAGGGAAGTGCTGCCGCTATATCAATGCATTTGTTGCAGTTTCTGTGGCTCAGCTTGCAAATTCAACTGGTGAACTAGGAGTTTCTTCAAACTTAACCAACATTTGCCTGCAATCCATATCTCAAACCATGGAACTCTATGGAGTTCCTAGAAATGCCATGGTTTTCTGTGGGGTTGGAACGAAAATTCCAGTAAACTACGCGTGTAGAGGCCGAGAAACCGTCACGCAGATGCTGGAATCTCCGAAGTTCACGAAAGTTGGGGAGAATTGCAGATTGCTGCTATCAGAGGAGAGTGCTTGTAGGAAGTGTATCAATGCTGGGATTTTATATCTCCGCAATCTTATTGGAAGAGAAGATAATATAACATTGAATACCTGTCGTGATGCTACGTTTGTTGCACTTGCTAGCCAACTTGATGCTGCTTCAGTGATTGATCTTGCAAGCTGCTTCTTTGGAGTTCAAGGTCTTAACAGGCCTCCAG CTCCACCTCCATCTTCGGCTACCCTGGATATTTCCCCAAGTCCATCAGCTGCTGCAAGTCCCGGGCCACTGGCGCTAGGTGTTTCTGATGGTAAACGTCGTCGACATCATTCCTACCATGTAACATTAGTGGCAGGTATTGGCATTGCAGTGACTGTAGCTTCTGTAATGATGCTGGTTGTCTTGATTGTGCTGATCCGAAGGAAAAGCAGAGAGCTAAAGGATTCCGAGAAGACGGATGCGAACTCTTCAAGATCCTTCCCTTCTCGTCCCATCAAAAAGTATCAGGAAG GACCTTCCATGTTTAAAAAGTTCAGCTATAAGGAGATCAAGAAGGCAACAGATAGTTTTAGTACAACAATTGGACAAGGAGGATACGGGACTGTTTATAAAGCTCAATTCAGTGAAGACTTAGTGTTAGCTGTGAAGAGGATGAACAAAGTCTCCGAGCAGGGGGAGGATGAATTTGGCAGAGAAANctacctcg aatcccTCTTCTCCTACTTAGAGTATAGTGTGATTTCAATTCTCATGCTCATTTCAGCTCCACCTCCATCTTCGGCTACCCTGGATATTTCCCCAAGTCCATCAGCTGCTGCAAGTCCCGGGCCACTGGCGCTAGGTGTTTCTGATGGTAAACGTCGTCGACATCATTCCTACCATGTAACATTAGTGGCAGGTATTGGCATTGCAGTGACTGTAGCTTCTGTAATGATGCTGGTTGTCTTGATTGTGCTGATCCGAAGGAAAAGCAGAGAGCTAAAGGATTCCGAGAAGACGGATGCGAACTCTTCAAGATCCTTCCCTTCTCGTCCCATCAAAAAGTATCAGGAAG GACCTTCCATGTTTAAAAAGTTCAGCTATAAGGAGATCAAGAAGGCAACAGATAGTTTTAGTACAACAATTGGACAAGGAGGATACGGGACTGTTTATAAAGCTCAATTCAGTGAAGACTTAGTGTTAGCTGTGAAGAGGATGAACAAAGTCTCCGAGCAGGGGGAGGATGAATTTGGCAGAGAAATCGAGCTGCTTGCGAGATTACATCACCGACATCTCGTTGCTTTAAGAGGCTTTTGTGTCGAAAAGCATGAACG GTTTCTTGTGTATGAGTATATGGCTAATGGAAGCTTGAAGGATCATCTTCATG CTCCTGGCAGGACCCCTCTAAGTTGGCAGACAAGAATCCAAATCGCCATCGATGTCGCTAATGCTCTG GAGTACCTTCACTACTATTGTGATCCCCCACTGTGTCATAGAGACATTAAGTCCAGCAACATTTTGCTGGATGAGAACTTTGTTGCTAAG GTTGCCGATTTTGGCCTTGCACACGCTTCAAAGGGTGGTTCGGTTTTCTTTGAACCCGTTAATACCGATATCCGGGGAACGCCAG GTTATATGGATCCTGAGTACGTTATCACGCAAGAGCTTACTGAGAAAAGTGATATATACAGCTACGGCGTGCTACTTCTGGAAATAGTTACAGGCAGACGGGCGATACAAGACGGGAAGAACTTGGTTGAA GTGTCCCTAGCGTACATGATTTCAGATTCGAGGATATCCGAACTAGTAGATTCAAGTATCAAGAGTTCTTTTAATTTGGACCAACTTCACACAGTGGTGTCAATTGTGAGATGGTGCACTGAGGGAGAAGGCAGGACGAGGCCTTCGATTAAACAGGTGCTTCGTCTATTGTACGAGAGTTCGGACCCGATGCATCAAGGGCTCATAGAAGCTGTTGACGATGAAGAATATGGAGGCAATGAAGGGAGGCAGAGCATGAGCAAGAGAAAGATGCATAAAAGTGATGTGATTTTTCAGTGTGGAGATGGAAGGTACCTTGCTTCTTCATCAAGCACATCTAGATCATATTGTAGTAGAAGCTTTTTGCTTGAAACTGGTTCACCACAGTCTCCTCCCAATATTTTGTCTGTCTCAGACCAATTATTTTAG